A section of the Pogoniulus pusillus isolate bPogPus1 chromosome 3, bPogPus1.pri, whole genome shotgun sequence genome encodes:
- the KCTD14 gene encoding BTB/POZ domain-containing protein KCTD14 — protein MSISAEHKPLGKQVTGSLHTVSPIVELNVGGEMYTTTLSTLKKHPGSKLAEMFSGQPKLRTDSEGRFFIDRPGTYFKYILEYLRSNQVPTQCVQDVYKEALFYNIEPLIKQLEDSPQIFGELVARKQFLARVPSYTENIELMIRIARAEAVASRRSSVIVCVVRTQEDAARCQDALNSLDMDKTSVVKFGPWEAAPGISDLLDCIQMDVEAKGYKISFQPHVAEKGFRLKSHDCFYKFCFTWW, from the coding sequence GTGTCACCAATCGTGGAGCTAAACGTGGGGGGGGAGATGTACACCACAACGCTGAGCACCTTGAAGAAACATCCTGGCTCCAAGCTGGCAGAGATGTTCAGTGGGCAGCCCAAACTCAGGACTGACTCCGAAGGCAGGTTCTTCATCGACCGCCCAGGCACTTACTTCAAATACATCTTGGAGTACCTGCGCAGCAACCAGGTGCCCACCCAGTGCGTCCAGGATGTCTACAAGGAGGCCTTGTTCTACAACATCGAACCTCTCATCAAGCAGCTCGAGGACTCTCCCCAGATCTTTGGCGAGCTGGTGGCGAGGAAGCAGTTCCTGGCTCGGGTGCCCAGCTACACGGAGAACATCGAGCTGATGATCCGCATCGCCAGGGCGGAAGCGGTCGCGTCCCGGCGCTCCAGCGTCATCGTCTGCGTGGTCAGAAcccaggaggatgcagccaggtgcCAGGATGCCCTGAACAGCTTGGACATGGATAAAACATCCGTGGTGAAGTTTGGCCCTTGGGAGGCAGCGCCAGGTATTTCTGATCTGCTGGACTGCATCCAGATGGATGTCGAAGCCAAAGGGTACAAAATCTCCTTCCAGCCCCACGTGGCTGAAAAAGGTTTTCGCCTCAAATCCCACGACTGCTTCTACAAGTTCTGCTTCACCTGGTGGTAG